In one window of Arctopsyche grandis isolate Sample6627 chromosome 6, ASM5162203v2, whole genome shotgun sequence DNA:
- the LOC143913118 gene encoding uncharacterized protein LOC143913118 translates to MECRLCLGSAPTVSIHDNPHPLAQLIRTSCRLPVKRGDGLPDAICLSCVNNLELLNSFRNDCLQSNETSKLTLNESLDFKTEEVLLEDLNWEDESDVNSPPNNCKDEADEWKSSALEKSDSKSPIHIGKVASGDFKGDNDEIPSEDSPLPNIYECNICLKSFFILKSKLVLHMKSHTKAKSHKCDVCLKSFTRSKNLHTHMMSHTGQKSYLCNICLKSFVCKRDIDKHLRTHTGEKPYKCDVCLKSFTKSSNLKTHMRSHTGEKPYKCDVCVKSFTQSINLRTHMMSHTGEKPYKCDVCLKSFTQSSNLQTHMRSHTGEKPYKCDVCVKSFTQSINLRTHMMSHTGEKPYICNVCLKSFTTKWYLDNHLRIHTGEKPYKCDVCLKSFTKSSNLQTHMISHTGEKPHKCDVCLKSFSQTSNLHSHMRCHTGETPYKCNICLKSFSLKSYLIIHMKLHMGEMPYKCDICLKSFTQSSNLYAHLRSHMVEKPYKWNICLRI, encoded by the exons atggagtgcaggctttgtcttggttCTGCTCCGACTGTCTCCATCCACGACAATCCTCATCCACTGGCACAGCTCATACGAACCTCTTGTCGACTGCCG gttaaaagaggtgACGGGTTACCAGATGCGATTTGCCTTTCATGTGTCAATAATTTGGAATTGCTCAACAGTTTTCGAAACGATTGTCTTCAAAGCAACGAAACGTCGAAGCTGACGTTGAATGAGAGTTTGGATTTTAAGACGGAAGAAGTTTTACTGGAAGATTTAAATTGGGAGGATGAGTCAGATGTTAATTCGCCACCAAATAATTGCAAGGATGAGGCGGATGAATGGAAATCTAGTGCGTTAGAAAAAAGCGATTCCAAATCTCCG ATACACATAGGAAAGGTTGCTTCGGGTGATTTCAAGGGAGATAATGATGAAATTCCGTCGGAAGACTCTCCATTACCGAATATTTACGAATGTAATATTTGTCTGAAGTCGTTTTTTATTCTTAAAAGTAAACTTGTTTTACACATGAAATCTCATACTAAGGcaaagtcacacaaatgtgacgtttgtttaaaatcatttactcgaagtAAAAATCTTCATACACACATGATGTCTCACACGGGGCAAAAGTCATACttatgtaacatttgtttaaaatcatttgtttgTAAACGAGATATTGATAAACACctgagaactcacacgggggaaaagccatacaaatgtgatgtttgcttaaaatcatttactaaaagtAGTAATCTTAAGACGCAcatgagatctcacacaggggaaaagccatacaaatgtgacgtttgtgtaaaatcatttactcaaagtaTTAATCTTCGTACACACATGatgtctcacacgggggaaaagccatacaaatgtgatgtttgcttaaaatcatttactcaaagcAGTAATCTCCAGACGCAcatgagatctcacacaggggaaaagccatacaaatgtgacgtttgtgtaaaatcatttactcaaagtaTTAATCTTCGTACACACATGatgtctcacacgggggaaaagccatacatatgtaacgtttgtttaaaatcgtttactaCTAAATGGTATCTTGATAACCACCTGAGAattcacacgggggaaaagccatacaaatgtgatgtttgcttaaaatcatttactaaaagtAGTAATCTTCAGACGCACATGAtatctcacacaggggaaaagccacacaaatgtgatgtttgcttGAAATCATTTAGTCAAACTAGTAATCTTCATAGCCACATGAGATGTCACACGGGGGAAACgccatacaaatgtaatatatgtttaaaatcattttctctaaAAAGTtatcttattatacatatgaaattgCACATGGGGGAAATGCcgtataaatgtgatatttgtttgaaatcatttactcaaagtaGTAATCTTTATGCACACTTGAGATCTCATATGgtggaaaagccatacaaatggaATATTTGtttaagaatataa
- the LOC143913042 gene encoding uncharacterized protein LOC143913042: MTGAYKNGGANETTILTAGCGVMRDPLHIERSSSTTRHTPPQHHHHHHHHQGPVRPHERRHAETGGSATTPPRATTTHSPARSIINHIDAPAAPAAPPTDISLGRAAPPQHRIASARPSDHPPSCSRRHRPRIYRPFRAVHLCTQRMTHVNNFFLPTQ; the protein is encoded by the coding sequence atgacaggtgcttacaaaaatgggggagcgaatgagacgacgatcttgacagctggatgtggagtcatgcgcgatccactacacatagaacggtcatccagcaccacaagacatacaccacctcagcaccatcatcatcatcatcatcatcaaggccccgtccgtccccacgagcgtcgtcacgccgagacgggcggtagcgctacaacacctccacgagccacaacgactcacagtccagctcggagtatcatcaaccacatcgatgcccctgccgcccccgccgccccaccaaccgacatcagcctcggaagagcggcgccgccgcagcatcgcatcgcatcggcgcgaccatcggaccacccaccgtcctgctcgcgacgtcaccgccctcgaatctaccgaccattcagggcggtacacctatgtacacagcggatgacccacgtcaacaatttttttctccccactcaataa
- the LOC143912999 gene encoding uncharacterized protein LOC143912999 → MECRLCLGSAPTVSIHDNPHPLAQLIRTSCRLPVKRGDGLPDAICLSCVNNLELLNSFRNDCLQSNETSKLTLNESLDFKTEEVLLEDLNWEDESDVNSPPNNCKDEADEWKSSALEKRDSKSPLHIGKVASGDFKGDNDEIPSEDSPLPNIYECNICLKSFCLKNKLVLHMKSHTKAKSHKCDVCLKSFTRSKNLHTHMMSHTGQKSYLCNVCLKSFVCKRDIDKHLRTHTGEKPYKCDVCLKSFIKSSNLQTHMRSHTGEKPYKCDVCVKSFTQSINLRTHMMSHTGEKPYICNVCLKSFIAKRDRDNHLRTHTGEKPYKCEVCLKSFRRRDYLHPHMMSHTGEKPYICNVCLKSFVCKRDLDNHLRSHTGEKPYKCDVCLKSFTQSSHLQTHMRSHTGEKPYKCNICFKSFAVKSYLRIHMKTHVGTKSFICHVCLKSFVFKRDLVIHMRTHTGEKPHKCDVCLKSFSQISNLHSHMKTHVGTKPFICHVCLKSCVCKRDLVIHMRTHTGEKPHKCDVCLKSFSQISNLHSHMRCHTGETPYKCNICLKSFSLKSYLSIHMKLHMGEMPYKCDICLKSFTQRSNLYAHLRSHMVEKPYKWNICLKI, encoded by the exons atggagtgcaggctttgtcttggttCTGCTCCGACTGTCTCCATCCACGACAATCCTCATCCACTGGCACAGCTCATACGAACCTCTTGTCGACTGCCG gttaaaagaggtgACGGGTTACCAGATGCGATTTGCCTTTCATGTGTCAATAATTTGGAATTGCTCAACAGTTTTCGAAACGATTGTCTTCAAAGCAACGAAACGTCGAAGCTGACGTTGAATGAGAGTTTGGATTTTAAGACGGAAGAAGTTTTACTGGAAGATTTAAATTGGGAGGATGAGTCAGATGTTAATTCGCCACCAAATAATTGCAAGGATGAGGCGGATGAATGGAAATCTAGTGCGTTAGAAAAAAGAGATTCCAAATCTCCG CTACACATAGGAAAGGTTGCTTCGGGTGATTTCAAGGGAGATAATGATGAAATTCCGTCGGAAGACTCTCCATTACCGAATATTTACGAATGTAATATTTGTCTGAAGTCGTTTTgtcttaaaaataaacttgtttTACACATGAAATCTCATACTAAGGcaaagtcacacaaatgtgacgtttgtttaaaatcatttactcgaagtAAAAATCTTCATACACACATGATGTCTCACACGGGGCAAAAGTCATACTTATGtaacgtttgtttaaaatcatttgtttgTAAACGAGATATTGATAAACACctgagaactcacacgggggaaaagccatacaaatgtgatgtttgcttaaaatcatttattaaaagTAGTAATCTTCAGACGCAcatgagatctcacacaggggaaaagccatacaaatgtgacgtttgtgtaaaatcatttactcaaagtaTTAATCTTCGTACACACATGatgtctcacacgggggaaaagccatacatatgtaacgtttgtttaaaatcgtttattgCTAAACGGGATCGTGATAACCACctgagaactcacacgggggaaaagccatacaaatgtgaggTATGCTTGAAATCATTTCGTCGACGTGATTATCTTCATCCACACATGatgtctcacacgggggaaaagccatacatatgtaacgtttgtttaaaatcatttgtttgTAAACGGGATCTTGATAACCATCTGAGAagtcacacgggggaaaagccatacaaatgtgatgtttgcttaaaatcatttactcaaagcAGTCATCTCCAAACGCAcatgagatctcacacaggggaaaagccatacaaatgtaatatttgtttcaaatcatttgcTGTAAAAAGTTATCTTCGTATACACATGAAAACGCATGTGGGGACAAAGTCATTCATATGtcacgtttgtttaaaatcatttgtttttaaaCGGGATCTCGTTATCCAcatgagaactcacacgggggaaaagccacacaaatgtgatgtttgcttGAAATCATTTAGTCAAATTAGTAATCTTCATAGCCACATGAAAACGCATGTGGGGACAAAGCCATTCATATGtcacgtttgtttaaaatcatgtgTTTGTAAACGGGATCTCGTTATCCAcatgagaactcacacgggggaaaagccacacaaatgtgatgtttgcttGAAATCATTTAGTCAAATTAGTAATCTTCATAGCCACATGAGATGTCACACGGGGGAAACgccatacaaatgtaatatatgtttaaaatcattttctctaaAAAGTTATCTTAGTATACATATGAAATTGCACATGGGGGAAATGCcgtataaatgtgatatttgtttgaaatcatttactcaaagaaGTAATCTTTATGCACACTTGAGATCTCATATGgtggaaaagccatacaaatggaatatttgtttaaaaatttaa
- the LOC143912996 gene encoding uncharacterized protein LOC143912996: MECRLCLGSAPTVSIHDNPHPLAQLIRTSCRLPVKRGDGLPDAICLSCVNNLELLNSFRNDCLQSNETSKLTLNESLDFKTEEVLLEDLNWEDESDVNSPPNNCKDEADEWKSSALEKSDSKSPIHIGKVASGDFKGDNDEIPSKDSPLPNIYECNICLKSFSLKSKLVLHMKSHTKAKSHKCDVCLKSFTRSKNLHTHMMSHTGQKSYLCNVCLKSFVCKRDIDKHLRTHTGEKPYKCDVCLKSFTKSSNLQTHMRSHTGEKPYKCDVCVKSFSQSINLRTHMMSHTGEKPYKCDVCLKSFTQSSKLQTHMRSHTGEKPYKCDVCVKSFTQSINLRTHMMSHTGEKPYICNVCLKSFVCRRDLDNHLRTHTGEKPYKCDVCLKSFTKSSNLNTHMISHTGEKPYKCNICLKSFAVNSYLRTHMKTHVGTKPFICHICLKACVCKRDLVIHMRTHTGEKPHKCDVCLKAFTQSSNLQTHMRSHTGDKPYKCNICFKSFAVKSYLRIHMKRHVGTKPFICHVCLKSCVFKRDLVIHMRTHTGEKPHKCDVCLKSFCQISNLHSHMRCHTGETPYKCNICLKSFSLKSYLIIHMKLHMGEMPYKCDICLKSFTQSSNLYAHLRSHMVEKPHKWNICLRI, from the exons atggagtgcaggctttgtcttggttCTGCTCCGACTGTCTCCATCCACGACAATCCTCATCCACTGGCACAGCTCATACGAACCTCTTGTCGACTGCCG gttaaaagaggtgACGGGTTACCAGATGCGATTTGCCTTTCATGTGTCAATAATTTGGAATTGCTCAACAGTTTTCGAAACGATTGTCTTCAAAGCAACGAAACGTCGAAGCTGACGTTGAATGAGAGTTTGGATTTTAAGACGGAAGAAGTTTTACTGGAAGATTTAAATTGGGAGGATGAGTCAGATGTTAATTCGCCACCAAATAATTGCAAGGATGAGGCGGATGAATGGAAATCTAGTGCGTTAGAAAAAAGCGATTCCAAATCTCCG ATACATATAGGAAAGGTTGCTTCGGGTGATTTCAAGGGAGATAATGATGAAATTCCATCGAAAGACTCTCCATTACCGAATATTTACGAATGTAATATTTGTCTGAAGTCATTTAGTCTTAAAAGTAAACTTGTTTTACACATGAAATCTCATACTAAGGcaaagtcacacaaatgtgacgtttgtttaaaatcatttactcgaagtAAAAATCTTCATACACACATGATGTCTCACACGGGGCAAAAGTCATACTTATGtaacgtttgtttaaaatcatttgtttgTAAACGAGATATTGATAAACACctgagaactcacacgggggaaaagccatacaaatgtgatgtttgcttaaaatcatttactaaaagtAGTAATCTTCAGACGCAcatgagatctcacacaggggaaaagccatacaaatgtgacgtttgtgtaaaatcattttctcaaagtATTAATCTTCGTACACACATGatgtctcacacgggggaaaagccatacaaatgtgatgtttgcttaaaatcatttactcaaagcAGTAAACTCCAGACGCAcatgagatctcacacaggggaaaagccatacaaatgtgacgtttgtgtaaaatcatttactcaaagtaTTAATCTTCGTACACACATGatgtctcacacgggggaaaagccatacatatgtaacgtttgtttaaaatcatttgtttgTAGACGGGATCTTGATAACCATctgagaactcacacgggggaaaagccatacaaatgtgatgtttgcttaaaatcatttactaaaagtAGTAATCTCAATACCCACATGAtatctcacacaggggaaaagccatacaaatgtaatatttgtttaaaatcatttgctgtAAACAGTTATCTTCGTACACACATGAAAACGCACGTGGGGACAAAGCCATTCATAtgtcacatttgtttaaaagcaTGTGTTTGTAAACGGGATCTCGTTATCCAcatgagaactcacacgggggaaaagccacataaatgtgaTGTTTGCTTAAAAGCATTTACTCAAAGTAGTAATCTCCAGACGCAcatgagatctcacacaggggataagccatacaaatgtaatatttgtttcaaatcatttgcTGTAAAAAGTTATCTTCGTATACACATGAAAAGGCACGTGGGGACAAAGCCATTCATATGtcacgtttgtttaaaatcatgtgTTTTTAAACGTGATCTCGTTATCCAcatgagaactcacacgggggaaaagccacacaaatgtgatgtttgcttGAAATCATTTTGTCAAATTAGTAATCTTCATAGCCACATGAGATGTCACACGGGGGAAACgccatacaaatgtaatatatgtttaaaatcattttctctaaAAAGTtatcttattatacatatgaaattgCACATGGGGGAAATGCcgtataaatgtgatatttgtttgaaatcatttactcaaagtaGTAATCTTTATGCACACTTGAGATCTCATATGGtggaaaagccacacaaatggaATATTTGTttaagaatttaa
- the LOC143913017 gene encoding uncharacterized protein LOC143913017 yields the protein MECRLCLGSAPTVSIHDNPHPLAQLIRTSCRLPVKRGDGLPDAICLSCVNNLELLNSFRNDCLQSNETSKLTLNESLDFKTEEVLLEDLNWEDESDVNSPPNNCKDEADEWKSSALEKSDSKSPIHIGKVASGDFKGDNDEIPSEDSPLPNIYECNICLKSFCLKSKLVLHMKSHTKAKSHKCDVCLKSFTRSKNLHTHMMSHTGQKSYLCNICLKSFVCKRDIDKHLRTHTGEKPYKCDVCLKSFTRSSNLNTHMISHTGEKPYKCNICLKSFAVNSYLRTHMKTHVGAKPFICHICLKACVCKRDLVIHMRTHTGEKPYKCDVCLKSFTQSSHLQTHMRSHTGDKPYKCNICFKSFAVKSYLRIHMKRHVGTKPFICHVCLKSCVFKRDLFIHMRTHTGEKPHKCDFCLKSFCQISNLHSHMRCHTGETPFKCNICLKSFSLKSYLIIHMKLHMGEMPYKCDICLKSFTQSSNLYEHLRSHMVEKPHKWNICLRI from the exons atggagtgcaggctttgtcttggttCTGCTCCGACTGTCTCCATCCACGACAATCCTCATCCACTGGCACAGCTCATACGAACCTCTTGTCGACTGCCG gttaaaagaggtgACGGGTTACCAGATGCGATTTGCCTTTCATGTGTCAATAATTTGGAATTGCTCAACAGTTTTCGAAACGATTGTCTTCAAAGCAACGAAACGTCGAAGCTGACGTTGAATGAGAGTTTGGATTTTAAGACGGAAGAAGTTTTACTGGAAGATTTAAATTGGGAGGATGAGTCAGATGTTAATTCGCCACCAAATAATTGCAAGGATGAGGCGGATGAATGGAAATCTAGTGCGTTAGAAAAAAGCGATTCCAAATCTCCG ATACACATAGGAAAGGTTGCTTCGGGTGATTTCAAGGGAGATAATGATGAAATTCCGTCGGAAGACTCTCCATTACCGAATATTTACGAATGTAATATTTGTCTGAAGTCGTTTTGTCTTAAAAGTAAACTTGTTTTACACATGAAATCTCATACTAAGGcaaagtcacacaaatgtgacgtttgtttaaaatcatttactcgaagtAAAAATCTTCATACACACATGATGTCTCACACGGGGCAAAAGTCATACttatgtaacatttgtttaaaatcatttgtttgTAAACGAGATATTGATAAACACctgagaactcacacgggggaaaagccatacaaatgtgatgtttgcttaaaatcatttactagaaGTAGTAATCTCAATACCCACATGAtatctcacacaggggaaaagccatacaaatgtaatatttgtttaaaatcatttgctgtAAACAGTTATCTTCGTACACACATGAAAACGCACGTGGGGGCAAAGCCATTCATAtgtcacatttgtttaaaagcaTGTGTTTGTAAACGGGATCTCGTTATCCAcatgagaactcacacgggggaaaagccatacaaatgtgatgtttgcttaaaatcatttactcaaagcAGTCATCTCCAAACGCAcatgagatctcacacaggggataagccatacaaatgtaatatttgtttcaaatcatttgcTGTAAAAAGCTATCTTCGTATACACATGAAAAGGCACGTGGGGACAAAGCCATTCATATGtcacgtttgtttaaaatcatgtgTTTTTAAACGGGATCTCTTTATCCAcatgagaactcacacgggggaaaagccacacaaatgtgatttttGCTTGAAATCATTTTGTCAAATTAGTAATCTTCATAGCCACATGAGATGTCACACGGGGGAAACGCCAttcaaatgtaatatatgtttaaaatcattttctctaaAAAGTtatcttattatacatatgaaattgCACATGGGGGAAATGCcgtataaatgtgatatttgtttgaaatcatttactcaaagtaGTAATCTTTATGAACACTTGAGATCTCATATGGtggaaaagccacacaaatggaATATTTGTttaagaatttaa
- the LOC143912995 gene encoding uncharacterized protein LOC143912995 encodes MECRLCLGSAPTVSIHDNPHPLAQRIRACCRLLVKRGDGLPDAICLSCVNNLELLNSFRNDCLQSNEKSKLALNECLNVKTEEVLLEDFKWEVESVVDSSANVCNDKIHIGKVASGDFKGDNDEIPSKDSPLPNIYECNICLKSFSLKSKLVLHMKSHTKAKSHKCDVCLKSFTRSNNLHTHMMSHTGEKPYICNVCLKSFVCKRDLDNHLRTHTGEKPYKCDVCLKAFTQSSNLQTHMRSHTGDKPYKCNICFKSFAVKSYLTIHMKTHVGKKPYICHVCLKSCVCKRDLDNHMRTHTGEKPHKCDVCLKSFSQISNLHTHMRSHAGEKPYTCDICLKSFSVKRYLCIHLKSHIGEKPYKCDICMKSFTQKNRLVEHMRCHTGETPYKCNICLKSFALKSYLSIHVKLHMGEIPYKCDICLKSFTQSSNLYAHLRSHTVEKPYKCNICLKSFAVKSYLNSHVKLHMEVKPYNCNICLKSFALKNRLGTHMRSHTKEKPYKCDVCLKSFTQSSNLNTHMISHTGEKPYKCNICLKSFAVNSYLRIHMKTHVGTKPFICHVCLKACVCKRDLVIHMRTHTGEKPHKCDVCLKSFSQSSNLNTHMRSHTGEKPYKCDICSKSFSVKRYLRTHVKSHIEEKLYEFDFSM; translated from the exons atggagtgcaggctttgtcttggttCTGCTCCGACTGTCTCCATCCACGACAATCCTCATCCACTGGCACAACGCATTCGGGCCTGTTGTCGGCTACTG gttaaaagaggtgACGGGTTACCAGATGCGATTTGCCTTTCCTGTGTCAATAATTTAGAATTGCTCAACAGTTTTCGAAACGATTGTCTTCAAAGCAACGAAAAGTCGAAGCTGGCGTTAAATGAGTGTTTGAATGTGAAGACAGAAGAAGTTTTACTGGAAGACTTTAAATGGGAGGTTGAATCAGTTGTTGATTCATCAGCAAATGTTTGTAATGACAAG ATACACATAGGAAAGGTTGCTTCGGGTGATTTCAAGGGAGATAATGATGAAATTCCATCGAAAGACTCTCCATTACCGAATATTTACGAATGTAATATTTGTCTGAAGTCATTTAGTCTTAAAAGTAAACTTGTTTTACACATGAAATCTCATACTAAGGcaaagtcacacaaatgtgacgtttgtttaaaatcatttactcgaagtAATAATCTTCATACACACATGatgtctcacacgggggaaaagccatacatatgtaacgtttgtttaaaatcatttgtttgTAAACGAGATCTTGATAACCACctgagaactcacacgggggaaaagccatacaaatgtgatgtttgtttAAAAGCATTTACTCAAAGTAGTAATCTCCAGACGCAcatgagatctcacacaggggataagccatacaaatgtaatatttgtttcaaatcatttgcTGTAAAAAGTTATCTTACTATACACATGAAAACGCATGTGGGGAAAAAGCCATACATATGtcacgtttgtttaaaatcatgtgTTTGTAAACGTGATCTCGATAACCAcatgagaactcacacgggagaaaagccacacaaatgtgatgtttgcttGAAATCATTTAGTCAAATTAGTAATCTTCATACACACATGAGATCTCACGCAGGTGAAAAGCCATACacatgtgatatttgtttaaaatcattttctgtaAAACGTTATCTTTGTATACACTTGAAATCGCACATAGGGGAAAAACCGTACAAATGcgatatttgtatgaaatccTTTACTCAAAAAAATCGTCTTGTTGAACACATGAGATGTCACACGGGGGAAACgccatacaaatgtaatatttgtttaaaatcatttgctctaAAAAGTTATCTTAGTATACATGTGAAATTGCACATGGGGGAAATaccatataaatgtgatatttgtttgaaatcatttactcaaagtaGTAATCTTTATGCACACTTGAGATCTCATACAgtggaaaagccatacaaatgtaacatttgtttaaaatcatttgctgtAAAAAGTTATCTTAATTCACACGTGAAATTGCACATGGAGGTAAAGCCGTACAACTGtaacatttgtttgaaatcatttgctCTAAAAAATCGTCTTGGTACACACATGAGATCTCACACAaaagaaaagccatacaaatgtgatgtttgcttaaaatcatttactcaaagtaGTAATCTCAATACACACATGAtatctcacacaggggaaaagccatacaaatgtaatatttgtttaaaatcatttgctgtAAACAGTTATCTTCGTATACACATGAAAACGCACGTGGGGACAAAGCCATTCATATGTCACGTTTGTTTAAAAGCATGTGTTTGTAAACGGGATCTCGTTATCCAcatgagaactcacacgggggaaaagccacataaatgtgatgtttgcttaaaatcatttagtcaaAGTAGTAATCTCAATACACatatgagatctcacacgggggaaaaaccatacaaatgtgatatttgttcaaaatcattttctgTGAAACGTTATCTTCGTACGCACGTGAAATCGCACATAGAAGAAAAACTGTACGAATTCGATTTTTCTATGTAA